The following proteins are encoded in a genomic region of Arachis stenosperma cultivar V10309 chromosome 4, arast.V10309.gnm1.PFL2, whole genome shotgun sequence:
- the LOC130975964 gene encoding receptor-like kinase TMK4, with protein sequence MAPRIILKSEVGFTTFAIVIFFLFILCVHSDLQEARDPEAGYLWKLLKALKPAPSNWSEDTYICNWNGVECSKEGKVYALKLSSMSLTGTIPSDLNNTLTQLNHLLLDNNSLSGPLPSLAGLSTLTEVQLDNNNFTSIPHRCFQGLSSLETLTLSNNINLPPWSFPLDLVQSSSKLQDLRLYATNLIGTLPEDICTSFSSLYSLFLSNNKLTGPLPHFSNCTNLGYLDLQDNLLTGLVPPSLMNLTMISVHLERNYFQGPLPVFQSSFTDVNTSNNGFCLDHAGPCDKQVTTLLQIAANFEYPLLLARSWRGNNPCQNWSFVVCVENKIRSLNLTKKNLTGTISTAFTNLTDLRELYLSGNNLSGPIPESLTGLPQLKVIDVSNNNLSGNIPHFSPDVTLNTKGNVLLINASQPTTVAPSKAPFSLSLIAGLSAASVGILVTCAAVIYKSKRLQKILFKKTIVDHNVEDLIQSHGFMVQKRYSYSQVKKMTNSFREELGKGAFGVVYKGSLSDGRQVAVKILKECKANGEEFINEVASINRTSHVNIVPFLGFCYEPNKRALIYEFMPNGSLDKFIDERASFNAVCKLDWNILYQVIIGIARGLEYLHWGCSTKILHLDIKPQNILLDEEFVPKIADFGLAKICTKKESIVSLQCARGTPGYIAPEVYNQMYGGVSRISHKSDVYSYGKLILVVVGGKKNYNNKDSRASEIFFTDWIYKELEQDNLSAKCLMNIEDENNDLVKKIILVSIWCIQRNPSDRPSMKRVIEMLEGPLDSIPFPPKPTWYSPQGSKLQSPDIAYDNTHETDSSTSAQNDSINPNEVA encoded by the exons ATGGCTCCgagaataatattaaaatctGAAGTTGGTTTTACTACTTTTGCTATAGtcatcttcttcttgttcatttTGTGCGTCCACTCCGATTTGCAAGAAGCTCGAGATCCAGAAGCTGGCTACTTGTGGAAGCTTCTGAAAGCTCTGAAGCCAGCTCCCTCCAACTGGTCCGAAGACACATATATCTGCAATTGGAATGGCGTAGAATGCAGTAAGGAAGGCAAAGTCTACGCTCTTAAACTCTCTTCAATGTCCCTCACCGGCACTATCCCTTCAGATCTCAACAACACCCTCACCCAACTCAACCATCTTCTTCTAGACAACAACTCTCTCTCGGGGCCTCTTCCCTCTCTCGCCGGCCTCTCCACGCTCACAGAGGTTCAACTCGACAACAACAACTTCACCTCCATCCCTCATCGTTGCTTTCAGGGTCTTTCCAGTTTGGAAACCCTCACTCTAAGTAACAACATCAACCTCCCACCCTGGAGTTTCCCTCTTGATTTGGTTCAGTCTTCCTCCAAACTCCAAGACCTCCGACTGTACGCTACAAATCTTATTGGCACCTTACCAGAAGACATATGCACTTCCTTCTCAAGCTTGTACTCTCTTTTCCTCTCTAACAACAAGCTCACTGGTCCCCTGCCTCATTTTTCCAATTGCACCAACTTGGGTTATCTGGATCTTCAAGATAACTTGTTAACTGGTTTAGTTCCACCTTCCTTGATGAATCTCACCATGATTTCAGTCCATTTGGAGAGAAACTATTTTCAGGGTCCATTACCAGTGTTTCAATCCTCTTTTACTGATGTCAACACCAGCAATAATGGGTTCTGTTTAGACCATGCAGGGCCTTGTGACAAGCAAGTCACCACTTTGCTTCAAATTGCTGCGAATTTTGAGTATCCTCTCTTGTTGGCGAGATCTTGGCGAGGAAACAATCCATGTCAAAACTGGAGTTTCGTTGTGTGCGTTGAGAACAAGATCAGAAGCCTGAATTTGACCAAAAAGAATCTGACGGGGACCATCTCTACTGCATTTACAAACTTAACTGATCTGAGGGAGTTGTATCTCAGTGGAAATAATTTGAGCGGTCCAATACCAGAGAGCTTAACAGGTCTACCTCAACTTAAGGTTATTGATGTCTCCAATAACAATCTATCAGGGAACATACCCCATTTCTCACCTGATGTCACTCTCAATACTAAGGGTAATGTTCTGCTCATCAATGCTTCTCAGCCAACCACAGTTGCTCCATCTAAAGCTCCATTCTCACTTTCCTTGATTGCAG GCTTATCAGCAGCCAGTGTTGGAATTTTGGTAACATGTGCTGCGGTTATTTATAAAAGCAAGAGGTTACAGAAAATTCTGTTCAAGAAAACAATTGTTGATCACAATGTTGAGGATTTGATACAAAGTCATGGGTTTATGGTGCAAAAACGATATAGTTATTCACAGGTAAAAAAGATGACTAATTCATTTCGTGAGGAACTAGGAAAAGGAGCATTTGGTGTTGTATACAAAGGAAGTTTAAGTGATGGTCGTCAGGTAGCAGTAAAGATATTAAAAGAGTGTAAAGCTAATGGAGAAGAATTTATAAATGAGGTTGCAAGTATTAATAGAACATCCCATGTGAATATTGTCCCGTTTTTAGGATTTTGTTATGAGCCAAACAAAAGAGCATTGATTTATGAATTCATGCCAAATGGTTCTTTAGACAAATTTATTGATGAAAGGGCATCGTTTAATGCTGTATGCAAATTGGATTGGAATATACTCTACCAAGTTATAATTGGTATTGCTCGTGGGCTAGAATATTTACATTGGGGATGTAGCACCAAAATTTTACATCTTGATATTAAACCTCAAAATATTCTTTTGGATGAGGAATTTGTTCCTAAAATTGCTGATTTTGGACTAGCTAAAATATGTACAAAGAAAGAGAGCATCGTATCTCTACAGTGTGCAAGAGGAACTCCAGGATATATTGCACCAGAAGTATATAATCAAATGTATGGTGGAGTTTCTCGAATTTCTCACAAATCCGATGTGTATAGTTATGGGAAGTTGATTCTTGTAGTAGTCGGAGGCAAAaagaattataataataaagatTCTCGTGCCAGTGAAATATTTTTTACAGATTGGATTTACAAGGAGCTCGAACAAGACAATCTTTCAGCCAAATGTTTGATGAATATAGAGGATGAAAATAATGATTTAGTAAAGAAGATTATTTTAGTAAGCATATGGTGTATACAAAGAAATCCTTCTGACAGACCGTCCATGAAAAGAGTAATAGAAATGTTAGAAGGACCACTTGATTCTATCCCATTTCCTCCAAAGCCAACGTGGTATTCTCCCCAAGGATCAAAGTTACAATCCCCAGATATAGCTTATGATAATACACATGAAACAGATTCATCAACTTCAGCGCAGAATGATTCTATCAATCCAAATGAGGTTGCCTAA